One segment of Pseudomonas sp. FP2196 DNA contains the following:
- a CDS encoding DUF2946 domain-containing protein, translated as MKFSRSDRSLLAWMLYCCVLFNVFVCSIGHGQMVGMQLNGIGGQFCTVDPATQAPLAANPSEEKLPTLSKAFGCPLCSTGGMGPAFNSSLTLAILPEQHSPPLAPIISADLPARSTWPSANPRAPPLA; from the coding sequence ATGAAATTCTCCCGTTCCGATCGCTCACTGCTGGCCTGGATGCTCTATTGCTGCGTCCTGTTCAACGTGTTCGTCTGCAGCATCGGACACGGACAAATGGTCGGCATGCAGCTCAACGGTATCGGCGGCCAGTTCTGTACCGTGGACCCGGCGACACAAGCGCCGCTCGCCGCCAACCCGTCCGAAGAAAAACTGCCAACCCTGTCCAAAGCCTTCGGTTGTCCACTGTGCTCAACAGGCGGCATGGGCCCGGCGTTCAATTCCAGTCTGACCCTGGCGATCCTGCCGGAACAACACAGTCCGCCACTGGCGCCGATCATCAGCGCCGACCTCCCTGCACGTTCCACCTGGCCCTCGGCCAACCCTCGCGCCCCACCGCTCGCCTGA
- a CDS encoding DUF3995 domain-containing protein: protein MTFVLAQWLVTTFAVIALMHVYWALGGQWAAVAAVPQVPVEGFVKTVRPAFKPSGWITLVVAAGLLAIAALVCLRVGWGLPLVHHKALQWVISAIALLMFARAIGDSNLVGFFKEVKGSRFARLDTWVYSPLCAVLGAGLLAVAWV from the coding sequence ATGACCTTTGTGTTGGCTCAATGGCTGGTGACAACGTTCGCGGTAATCGCTCTAATGCATGTGTATTGGGCGCTGGGTGGGCAATGGGCGGCGGTGGCGGCGGTGCCACAAGTGCCGGTGGAAGGTTTTGTGAAAACGGTGCGACCGGCGTTCAAACCGTCGGGCTGGATTACGTTGGTGGTGGCTGCGGGGTTATTGGCGATTGCCGCGCTGGTGTGTTTGCGGGTCGGCTGGGGGCTGCCGCTGGTGCATCACAAAGCGTTGCAGTGGGTCATCAGTGCGATTGCGCTGCTGATGTTTGCCCGAGCGATTGGCGATTCGAATCTGGTGGGGTTTTTCAAGGAAGTGAAGGGCTCACGGTTTGCGCGGCTGGATACGTGGGTGTATTCGCCGTTGTGTGCGGTGTTGGGGGCGGGACTATTGGCGGTGGCTTGGGTCTAG
- a CDS encoding Na+/H+ antiporter subunit G translates to MNAELSLWVEIPVAILLVLSGIFALIGATGLLRMKDYFQRMHPPALASTLGAWCVALASIICFSALKSGPVIHAWLIPTLLAITVPVTTLLLARAALFRKRMAGDDVPAEVSSRRTESGS, encoded by the coding sequence ATGAACGCTGAATTGTCTCTATGGGTTGAGATTCCGGTGGCGATCCTGCTGGTACTCAGCGGCATTTTCGCGCTGATCGGCGCGACCGGACTGTTGCGAATGAAGGACTACTTCCAGCGCATGCATCCACCGGCACTGGCCTCGACGCTAGGAGCGTGGTGCGTGGCGCTGGCTTCAATCATCTGCTTCTCGGCGCTGAAGTCCGGGCCGGTGATACACGCATGGCTGATTCCGACTCTGTTGGCGATCACGGTGCCGGTGACCACGTTGCTGCTGGCGCGGGCGGCGCTGTTTCGCAAGCGCATGGCCGGGGATGATGTGCCGGCAGAAGTCAGCAGCCGCCGTACCGAGAGCGGTAGTTAA
- a CDS encoding K+/H+ antiporter subunit F: MSPLLSNAILLTLFLFSLAMVLTLVRLFKGPSAQDRVLALDYLYIVAMLMMLTLGIRYSSDTYFEAALLIALFGFVGSFALAKFLLRGEVIE; this comes from the coding sequence ATGAGCCCATTACTGTCGAACGCGATTCTGCTGACGCTGTTTCTGTTCTCGCTGGCGATGGTGCTGACGCTGGTTCGGCTGTTCAAAGGACCCTCGGCTCAGGATCGGGTTCTGGCGCTGGACTACCTGTACATCGTCGCGATGCTGATGATGCTGACGCTGGGCATTCGTTATTCAAGTGATACCTACTTCGAAGCGGCGCTGCTGATTGCGCTGTTCGGCTTCGTCGGCTCGTTTGCCCTGGCGAAATTCCTGCTGCGTGGCGAGGTGATCGAATGA